A single region of the Polyodon spathula isolate WHYD16114869_AA chromosome 12, ASM1765450v1, whole genome shotgun sequence genome encodes:
- the LOC121323846 gene encoding profilin-3-like produces MGDWKDYIGTILKEKDVEDAAIVGYSDNKSVWASKPGGLLAAVTPQEVEVLVGKDRTSFLSTGITIGGKKTSVIRDNLLKDDDAALDARVKGGDGKSLAVGKTGKALVFLMGKKGVHGGVLNKKVHEMVKYLKSKGS; encoded by the coding sequence ATGGGTGACTGGAAAGATTACATTGGCACCATTCTCAAGGAAAAGGATGTGGAAGATGCTGCCATCGTTGGATATTCGGATAACAAATCGGTGTGGGCATCCAAACCGGGCGGACTCCTGGCTGCCGTAACCCCGCAAGAGGTTGAGGTGCTGGTGGGGAAAGATCGGACAAGCTTCCTCAGTACCGGCATTAccattggggggaaaaaaacctcGGTTATAAGAGACAATCTCTTGAAAGATGATGATGCAGCCTTGGATGCCAGGGTCAAAGGAGGCGACGGAAAGTCCCTAGCTGTAGGAAAGACGGGGAAAGCTCTGGTATTTCTCATGGGAAAGAAGGGCGTCCACGGGGGGGTACTCAACAAGAAAGTCCACGAAATGGTCAAGTACCTCAAATCGAAAGGCAGTTAA